A stretch of the Medicago truncatula cultivar Jemalong A17 chromosome 5, MtrunA17r5.0-ANR, whole genome shotgun sequence genome encodes the following:
- the LOC11428954 gene encoding golgin candidate 4 isoform X2: MAPFLRFFVSPFRPPKPKSDNAEAIAMNFVNEQNRPLNALQKFKPKPKKTAIQKALNCLEKEELNQMKKMNADLQKQFEEQKKVICEVEAGHMLKIPVIVETGVCISRQTQNSKMRDKPTQSALSAVQNSHWSEKPASSSSRSHHESSGKSSCSSDWSFNLEKYRSEAQRLRERVRELADAEENVSLQREISSFSERETESKSVMTHTDQQHKVLTSKAEKMKGEILGLPQNLSELQDRWKIAEVTRHCLRRNFEENVNDINKKQMHLMRLNKIESALRRELESHKFEEILGLRQRLHERVRELADAEQNVSLQREISSFKQNLSELQDRCKIAEVTRDCLRRNFEEDEKEIQIQRLEKEKNEMQSALEKELDRRSSDWWSIKLEKYQSEEQRLRKRIRELAEQNASLQREIENRGSWFAARPLRTTRQMQDS; this comes from the exons ATGGCTCCATTTCTTCGTTTCTTCGTTTCTCCTTTTCGCCCGCCAAAACCAAAATCCGATAACGCTGAAG cAATCGCGATGAACTTCGTCAACGAG CAAAATAGGCCGCTGAATGCGTTGCAAAAGTTTAAGCCTAAGCCGAAGAAAACGGCGATACAGAAAGCGTTGAATTGTCTTGAAAAAGAAGAGCTTAAtcagatgaagaaaatgaatgcTGATTTGCAGAAGCAGTTTGAGGAACAGAAGAAGgttatttgtgaggttgaagcaG GACATATGTTGAAGATTCCAGTTATTGTTGAAACTGGTGTATGCATCAGTCGCCAGACTCAAAATTCTAAAATGCGGGACAAGCCAACACAATCTGCATTGTCCGCTGTCCAAAATTCCCACTGGAGCGAGAAACCTGCTAGTAGTTCTTCAAGATCCCATCACGAATCATCAGGGAAATCTAGTTGTTCTAGTGACTGGTCATTTAATCTTGAGAAGTACCGGTCAGAAGCGCAAAGGCTTCGCGAACGAGTTAGAGAGCTTGCTGATGCTGAAGAGAATGTATCACTTCAAAGAGAAATTTCCTCTTTTAGTGAGAGGGAAACAGAAAGCAAAAGTGTAATGACACATACTGACCAACAGCACAAGGTGTTGACTAGTAAGGCAGAAAAAATGAAAGGCGAGATTCTGGGTTTGCCGCAAAACCTCTCAGAACTACAAGACAGATGGAAGATAGCTGAAGTAACAAGGCACTGCCTTCGAAGAAATTTTGAAGAGAATGTAAATGACATAAACAAAAAGCAGATGCATTTGAtgagattaaataaaatagaatcaGCCTTGAGAAGGGAGTTGGAATCACACAAGTTTGAGGAGATTCTGGGTTTGCGGCAAAGGCTTCACGAACGAGTTAGAGAGCTTGCTGATGCTGAACAGAATGTATCACTTCAAAGAGAAATTTCCTCTTTTAAGCAAAACCTCTCAGAACTACAAGACAGATGCAAGATAGCTGAAGTAACAAGGGACTGCCTTCGAAGAAATTTTGAAGAGGATGAAAAGGAGATTCAGATTCAAAgactagaaaaagaaaagaatgagaTGCAGTCAGCGTTGGAGAAGGAATTGGACAGGAGGTCAAGTGACTGGTGGTCAATTAAACTTGAGAAGTACCAGTCAGAAGAGCAAAGGCTCCGGAAACGAATTAGAGAGCTTGCTGAACAGAATGCATCACTTcaaagagaaattgaaaataGAGGTTCTTGGTTTGCAGCAAGACCGCTTAGAACCACAAGACAAATGCAAGATAGCTGA
- the LOC11428954 gene encoding golgin candidate 4 isoform X1, giving the protein MAPFLRFFVSPFRPPKPKSDNAEAIAMNFVNEQNRPLNALQKFKPKPKKTAIQKALNCLEKEELNQMKKMNADLQKQFEEQKKVICEVEAVGHMLKIPVIVETGVCISRQTQNSKMRDKPTQSALSAVQNSHWSEKPASSSSRSHHESSGKSSCSSDWSFNLEKYRSEAQRLRERVRELADAEENVSLQREISSFSERETESKSVMTHTDQQHKVLTSKAEKMKGEILGLPQNLSELQDRWKIAEVTRHCLRRNFEENVNDINKKQMHLMRLNKIESALRRELESHKFEEILGLRQRLHERVRELADAEQNVSLQREISSFKQNLSELQDRCKIAEVTRDCLRRNFEEDEKEIQIQRLEKEKNEMQSALEKELDRRSSDWWSIKLEKYQSEEQRLRKRIRELAEQNASLQREIENRGSWFAARPLRTTRQMQDS; this is encoded by the exons ATGGCTCCATTTCTTCGTTTCTTCGTTTCTCCTTTTCGCCCGCCAAAACCAAAATCCGATAACGCTGAAG cAATCGCGATGAACTTCGTCAACGAG CAAAATAGGCCGCTGAATGCGTTGCAAAAGTTTAAGCCTAAGCCGAAGAAAACGGCGATACAGAAAGCGTTGAATTGTCTTGAAAAAGAAGAGCTTAAtcagatgaagaaaatgaatgcTGATTTGCAGAAGCAGTTTGAGGAACAGAAGAAGgttatttgtgaggttgaagcaG TAGGACATATGTTGAAGATTCCAGTTATTGTTGAAACTGGTGTATGCATCAGTCGCCAGACTCAAAATTCTAAAATGCGGGACAAGCCAACACAATCTGCATTGTCCGCTGTCCAAAATTCCCACTGGAGCGAGAAACCTGCTAGTAGTTCTTCAAGATCCCATCACGAATCATCAGGGAAATCTAGTTGTTCTAGTGACTGGTCATTTAATCTTGAGAAGTACCGGTCAGAAGCGCAAAGGCTTCGCGAACGAGTTAGAGAGCTTGCTGATGCTGAAGAGAATGTATCACTTCAAAGAGAAATTTCCTCTTTTAGTGAGAGGGAAACAGAAAGCAAAAGTGTAATGACACATACTGACCAACAGCACAAGGTGTTGACTAGTAAGGCAGAAAAAATGAAAGGCGAGATTCTGGGTTTGCCGCAAAACCTCTCAGAACTACAAGACAGATGGAAGATAGCTGAAGTAACAAGGCACTGCCTTCGAAGAAATTTTGAAGAGAATGTAAATGACATAAACAAAAAGCAGATGCATTTGAtgagattaaataaaatagaatcaGCCTTGAGAAGGGAGTTGGAATCACACAAGTTTGAGGAGATTCTGGGTTTGCGGCAAAGGCTTCACGAACGAGTTAGAGAGCTTGCTGATGCTGAACAGAATGTATCACTTCAAAGAGAAATTTCCTCTTTTAAGCAAAACCTCTCAGAACTACAAGACAGATGCAAGATAGCTGAAGTAACAAGGGACTGCCTTCGAAGAAATTTTGAAGAGGATGAAAAGGAGATTCAGATTCAAAgactagaaaaagaaaagaatgagaTGCAGTCAGCGTTGGAGAAGGAATTGGACAGGAGGTCAAGTGACTGGTGGTCAATTAAACTTGAGAAGTACCAGTCAGAAGAGCAAAGGCTCCGGAAACGAATTAGAGAGCTTGCTGAACAGAATGCATCACTTcaaagagaaattgaaaataGAGGTTCTTGGTTTGCAGCAAGACCGCTTAGAACCACAAGACAAATGCAAGATAGCTGA